The Pyrus communis chromosome 14, drPyrComm1.1, whole genome shotgun sequence sequence CCTCTATTTGTGTTTAGGTGTGTCGATGGGAAGTGACACATGCCTCTTTAGTTCAAGCGGCTCCCAACAACAaaatatctgtgagtggactCCTTCTTAACtcacatgtttttataaaatattaggcttgcatttacgaaaagcatgatttcatgattttacgttttatgcattatttatgatttattaagTTTACGTTTTACCAAAGGttatgaattattggattttCGTATGTGAAATTCTATGGATTTACGAATACGAATTTCATGGATTTATGAGATGAGgctttgagcttttgagctTCGGTATTTTGATACAAGTTTTTGAGATACGTTTTtggtgcttatctagtgggttattatataacacacacacacacacacacaacacgAGTATGTAGACGTCTATGGCCATATGACACAGTTGATGATATTTATGACGTACTcccagcttcactagccacggctagtgtcggtgtgttatgtgtgtgtgtgtgtatatatgtatgtatatttctTCTCTGGTGTAACCCAGAGTTGTACAGATTCACATTCGGGTGATGGACCCATTATTTCTTCACTGGTGTAACCCGGTGTCGTACAGCTTTACCTTCAGGTGATAGTTATGCCTTCGGGCAACTATGATACCTCTAGTTGAGTACAtcattgatgtgatttacggATGTTTTATGGATTTGCCTTTGGGTGACTGTATTACCATTACTGAACACTGGTTTACACGTACATGTTTTATGAATGTTTTTCATGGCATGTTaaaattttcagaaaacctaCTATGTAGTACAATATATGAGctttcaaaacagggggttagtatgtttagaaagaaaatgattttcttattattagtattagtattataaactttggtccactcaccctTTGTTTTGCGCCTCCTTCAGgagttagaatcgaggcatacaatcccggtgTCAGGATGCTTACGCATAGGTATCTTCGAGTCTTCTCTGTGTAGGACCCATTCTTTTGTTCGTGCCTTTTTAGAATAATGCTTTCATATcattcttgattagttgtatgctctgaacacgtttcTGCATTAGCatatttctttctaattacatattttattgtATGCATGTTTAAAATAACTTCGTCACCATCGGATGTTAGCCAGCACGTACCTACCCTGATATTTGGAGATATCAGAATCGGGACGTGTCAACCTCtattaattgtttatttggTTTAAGGTGTACGTGCATGTATGCAAGATTTGATTAGAATTATGTtattattttcaacaaaaatgctactcttacaaaattttaatcaaatccTGCATACATGCATGTACACCTTAAACCAAATAAACAATTATAAATTCAAGTGATCATTTAGGTAACAGTATATTGCCTAGTTTGAACGAACTGAGGTACGCAGTCTGCAAGACCACAAGCGCGCGCAACGGAAACATCCGCATCATGGACTTCGCTAAACTAACAAAGTGAAAGTACGTGCACGTCAGTaacatatatagatatatagctATATATTTGATGGAGCCGGAGGCATGCAGTTCACCGTCAATTAACATTAGGATCACGATCGTCGGCCATGGATGCATGCATCTTCTTTTTGTGCATCATTAGATATAGATAAGGTACTGCATAGTGCATGGCTTTGATTTCTACCTAGCTACAATACATACAGATTTGATTGTGGAGATTGAATTTTGCTCGCATCAAGTACTAATGTTAATTGCTCTACATTCAAAATGTCTTTTAGCAGATTTCTGTTTTATCAGATAAGAAAATTAATGCTTAAAATAATAATCCCGAAATATTATTTATACAATTTCTTGTAATATTAACAAGGATGATGTCCTTAAATTTTGTCACTACAGGAAATTAAAACTGGTACCATTTTACAGTTTTATATACACGCCTTTCATGTGAAGAAACCCAGAAACAAGACCCCAAAATAAAATCTCAAGTATTACAAATGCTAGGGTACCCCAGTTCTTCGATCGAAGCATGTCCTGCAATAATGCCTCTGTCCCATCAACCTGCATCACATTTCCCACCAAACTATTTATTATGCAACTAGCCAATGTGACAAATCATCcaacaaataaacaattaatGGAAGGAATATTAAAAGACTACAGCAAACAAAAACTTTTAggtcttttctcttcttttttccaGCAGAGAAGAAGGATAAAGATTACCAAGTTATTCTCTGGTGACCGCCAATAGAAACCTTGCAAACCTGCTGAGAAGAGGTCACAAGCACCCAAAGCATATATAATGAGCGCATTCATCCCCATCCATTGCAGCAACACTGTCGCCTTTATGAAATGTTTGACATCAACCTGCATTTAAATAAGGTTTCACTAAAGCGCACATGAATCTTTGAATTTGTCGCTTCCTCCAAAATTATCATTCACTAGTATGCCAAGCTTTGTATCGGATCATTAAGCTTGTCAAACATATTCAATCATTTAATCAGTGATTAGCAAAATGCGAACTTACTATGTAGAAGATAATGCATAACATCAAGCCTGATGCTCCTGCTGTAATACATGTATAGCTCATTGTGTATAGTGGTTTACAGAAAGGAATACCTGATACAGGTACAGCCCATTACTCATAGGAAAAAGAATAGAAATCCTCAACAGAAGAAAAATAACGAAAAAAATAATGCAATAAAAAGAGAATATACCAAGCATCTTCAAAGCATATCCAAATATTAAAAGAGGAAAGGAGGACATAGACCATAACAATATCCTCTGCTTCTGGTCCTACAAAAGAAAGGATCCTGTCAGGGAagcaattcatcaaagaggcAAACCAGACACAACGAGAGTGCAGACAGTTAGTGTTATCAGCAAAAAGAAGCTTCAAACCTTGAAATGCAATAGTATGTGCCCAAAATGCAATCCCACAAAACATGTAACGGCAGCCATCAGAGAACtggaaatttattaataaaatgaatcaaagacCAATTCTGAATAATCAATAATGATGACGCTTTGACATTTATAGAGTGTCtgtttgtgtgtgtgagagagagatgaaaatAGAGTTTGAGTCAGAGAAATGCAGAAATCAACCTTAAGATTCCCTCTGGGTCAAATGGTGCAAGGCACCATTGAGGAGAATCAGAGGGCAGAGGTCCATAGTCAGGAGAATTAACACTGCATTCCTGAGACACAAAGGGTTAGCATTTTTCAATTATCAGCAATGAAAAGCACTGATACAGGGCTTAAATCCTGATATATTCAATAATGCAGTTACCAGAGAAGGCCCATGAGAATGACCTTTGTTCTTCTGTAAACAGGATGTTGATAAAGGTGATGCTCGCCCAGAATAACTCGATCGATATAACCAACAGCATTGCAAGGAGGTTCAAGACTACCCCTCACTCCACAATAAACCTAGTAGGTAAATATTGTACGCAAACGTTGAAATCTTACAGGACCAACCAAATTCAATCCTAAACCAAAATCTAACACCTTAACATTGTCCCTTAGCAATTAGAAATGAAGAGAACAATTTAACTCACAATTTGAGTACCAGGTCCAGAACGAGACAAATTCAAGCTTGCAGCTTCATATTCCCAAGTTGGAACGAAAAGACCATACAGAAAGCACATGTGAAAAAAGCATAATCCAATAGCAAACAGCCTGCATTACACATGAGAGTGGACAAAAGGAAAGCATATGTATGGTCCACTTAAATTCATGAGCATCAACAGAATTTGTAGAAGCACTAACCACTGATTGTAGTATTTCCTAGCAAAATCGACCAGTGATTCAACCATGATATTGTTAACAAACCAGATCTCTGAGATTGAAGCCAGCAAATATCCAATTGAAATCCTCTGAAAATTAGATGCAGACACTTTCAACATGCTTTCAACATGAGAGGTGATAGTAGTGTATGCCATTTTGAATATCAAAATCACTCGTAGTTAATAGCAGAGGAAGAATATGATACAAACTTCTAGATTGAGTCAGCATAATGCTACCTGTAGTACACCTAGCCAACGTATCTTGCCCACATCAACCCCATATGTTAAATGGTCACGCCCATGGAAATACCCACCTAAGAACACATTGCAAAGAGAAATATTACAAGCAATCATCTTTAAGCACAGAATCTATAACCAAATATGTTCCATACCTTAGAACTAATGAATGCATGTTATACAATGTAAGCATGAACTGTAAAGCATAAAATTTATACTAAATTCAGACAATTGACAAAACTTACAAGTGTTGTACCAATATAAGTAAAAGAAACATCAAGGAATGCTGAGTGTAATCAAGTATAAGACTATGATAATCTAATGGAACAATGACAGGGTACCTTGCAGTAACAACCCCAAGAGAAAGAGATTCATTGCTCTAAGAATGACTTTCTTTGTGGCAGTTGTCTTGTTGGGTATTTTCTGCATGGTAATAGAAGGAATAAGAGCAGGCAGTTGATTAGTATATAATTGCTTCCTTACATTTCAGAATTATTCACATAGAAATCACTGCAGAAAAGTGctgtccttttcttttataaagATAAGCTTCCCCAATTAACTCTAGATATATAATGTAGTGAAATCATTTGGGATTTGGAAGACATGACAGTGCCACATAGTAACATACAGGGGTTTTAGACAAGGATTGggtggaaaaaagaaaaagataaaccCTAGAGTCCTACAGCCTACCTTGAATGCAAGACTGATGGAGACgccaacaagaaaaagaaaaaatggcattacaaaatctgcaagtgTAACGCCCAACCACGGAGAGTGGTTTATCGACGGGAAAGCTCCTCCGGCATCATCGACCAAAATCATCAACTGTTGATTGTTGATAGAAAACCTATCAAATCAGGAAGACGTAATAGACAGACACACAGAAAGCTAGCTCATCATCAAATTAGTTaacatatataaaaacaaacaaaggaaATGAGAAAGATGTCAAGCTCTAGCCTTTAACTAACTACAAGGGAAATCATCAAGTAAGAATTCCATAATCCAAGTATATCATCTCAACTTAATTGATTCAAGTGAATCGCATGACAACTCCAAACCTAATCTAAGTACTAATCCAAAAACCACCAACCTATCTCAAAATTAGAATCTAAGCAAATTCGGGGGGTTTAGATTCGCATTTAGCAAGCAATTTCAATCAGAATCGCCTGGCTTGGCGTACCGCGACGGTGAGGCCACGGAAGACGTCGAGAGAGGCCAGGCGTTGATTAGGCGTCGATGCATGTGTGCCGTTGGATGGTGAGGCGGGCACAAGACTTAGGATCTCATTAGAAATGGATGATTCTCCGTCTGTGTCTGTGTCTGTGTCTCTGTAGAGATGAAGAAGAGGAGCAACGTCGTCGACGGCTGCAGACATTATCCTGATCTCGGTGACAGTCAGTCAGGCATCACTCACTCACTTCTCAGCTCCTCTTTCGGttcatttctctctctgtctgGTGCTCCGTGACTCGGTGACTCAGTAGCAGTGCCTCCGGTCAGGTCTGGTGAAACCGGTGTATGCAAGAAAACTTAGAAAAGTCCACACCAAGATCCAAGGCCAATGCGCTGTGCTACAGTATTAGTTGACCAGCGGGCATGTGGCACTTATCCTCATTTCTTGTTAAACAAATTTAGCTGGTGGAATATTTCATTGAGataaattatacaaaactaTATTAATTATGAGTTGAACTACAATTttataattcatattttcaaaattacaatgatatatttttttattaaatgctgatgtggttTGAGGGGAAATCCGTCCTTTAAtccaatgaaattaaaaaactaattaaatttaaaaaattttaaaaatattttttattaaaaatttgtgaGACCCACTCCCTACAAACCCATCACCCTCACCTTCTTTCCCAGTTCACCCGACTCTCCCAACATTCCTTCTCCAACATACCCGTGTGTTTGCTGTGGTCCAGATCTCTGGATCGACCCGTTTCCTACGCGAGCATCCCAGGTGAGTTTACGACAAACTCTGGTGACAAGCACCGTCGCCACCACCACTATTCCACTGTTCTTGGTGCCACGAACAGGATCCACCCAGAGTTCGCGCTGTTTGGTCGCCGTTCATGGCAGATCAATCTGTGGAATTCTCGGGAGTTTGACGCCGGCAATTTGGCATTTGGAGAGGACGATGAGGGTGCAGCGGTAGAGATTGAGCGGCATGTGGTGTAGGAGAAGGGAAATCACCCTATCTTGTTGGTTCTTCGTCTTCTCTCACTCGGCCATGAAACCCAGTCACCTCTTTCTCTTTCCATTCAAGATTCAGATCTGCATCATCAATTTGCCTTTTTGAATTTCTGAAAAAGACCATTGATGCACATTCGAACTCTAATTAATCATGGATGAGATTTGCGGCTTTCAATTTGACTGATTTGAGTGCAAGGGGCGATGGCGTGTGAATCCCAGAATATATATTATTACATCTAATTGGGCTTTGATAAACACTCAACCAAAAAGGTTGTGTTGGTTACTTCGAAAGGTGCATGAGGATTTGCAAGTAGTGAGTGAGAACAGAGGTAGACGCCGATATTGGTGGGGTGATGAGATTATTCAAGTGAGAGATGAAGAAGACAAATTCGGGGACAGACCCGCGGCCGAGACATACCGACTCAGAAATAAGGGTGATGGGTTTGTAGGGGTTAGGTCgcacatttttttataaaaataaataaatgattttttatttatttataatatttaattagtttttgaCCAAAGAGTGAATCCCACGTTaagtcacgtcagcatttaacagaaacgCTGACAAAAGtgtgacattgcaacaaattcgtaagatgaggtatgtcattgtaatttttaaaacatgaggtatgagattgtggtttAACCCATAGTTGatgtagttttgtgtaatttatccaTTTCAATATAtaggggatttttttttttttttttgtccggTAGGTAACATCATTAAATAGTTTAATAGTTAGTTTTTAGTATAGCCGGCTTAGGAGAACGGTCACGGAGTGCGATAAATTAGGTTATTTCACATGcaataaaactaaaagaagGAAGCGATGAACAATTAAGAAAGGTGATTGGAGAATTGGTAATTTACGTGTTAAAGTTTATGACTTATTCTATTAACACCTCATATATTGTTGATTAAAccccacatacttaatacaccccacatttgttttttcaattaaaaattatcttaaacaCCCCACATACTTTCTCATAAAATTCTTACACCCCACATTCTCATACACCTAATATTTTCCACATataccccacattttctatACATCCCATATTCTTCAAATCTTAtaatcattttcaattttaataaattaaattaactttGGATTAAAAGCCTAAGATTCTCTAAAAAGAGAAGTCTACAATCCAGTTTGTTTAGCTTGAATTTCATTGGGTTATCACAACCAATCTCCTTTTCTCTGTCTCTTAAGccttttgctaaaaaaaaaaaaaaaaaaaaaaaaaaagatttctgCTCAAAAATGGCAACTAGGAGGAACCTAATAGAGCAAAAGTAAACCCCAGAAGATAAATAAGAACAGAAAAGACGTTGCTGGGTTGGCCTCCTATGAAATTGGGTAGTATGGAAAGAAAAAGTAGGCTTAAATAATTACCTATGTCGttgaataattaaaacaatgacaaatatgaaattttacCGGATGTGAAGCTTCCGAAATATTGATATGtattttttctcaatcaacatgtttatAGTTTCAATAGTTAGAATTTTATTCAACAATGAAGTGGAGAgtaagtgacacaccccgatcgagatcagggcatgctggccgtcacgtgaaagtg is a genomic window containing:
- the LOC137715426 gene encoding uncharacterized protein isoform X1; its protein translation is MSAAVDDVAPLLHLYRDTDTDTDGESSISNEILSLVPASPSNGTHASTPNQRLASLDVFRGLTVALMILVDDAGGAFPSINHSPWLGVTLADFVMPFFLFLVGVSISLAFKKIPNKTTATKKVILRAMNLFLLGLLLQGGYFHGRDHLTYGVDVGKIRWLGVLQRISIGYLLASISEIWFVNNIMVESLVDFARKYYNQWLFAIGLCFFHMCFLYGLFVPTWEYEAASLNLSRSGPGTQIVYCGVRGSLEPPCNAVGYIDRVILGEHHLYQHPVYRRTKVILMGLLCVNSPDYGPLPSDSPQWCLAPFDPEGILSSLMAAVTCFVGLHFGHILLHFKDQKQRILLWSMSSFPLLIFGYALKMLGIPFCKPLYTMSYTCITAGASGLMLCIIFYIVDVKHFIKATVLLQWMGMNALIIYALGACDLFSAGLQGFYWRSPENNLVDGTEALLQDMLRSKNWGTLAFVILEILFWGLVSGFLHMKGVYIKL
- the LOC137715426 gene encoding uncharacterized protein isoform X3: MHRRLINAWPLSTSSVASPSRFSINNQQLMILVDDAGGAFPSINHSPWLGVTLADFVMPFFLFLVGVSISLAFKKIPNKTTATKKVILRAMNLFLLGLLLQGGYFHGRDHLTYGVDVGKIRWLGVLQRISIGYLLASISEIWFVNNIMVESLVDFARKYYNQWLFAIGLCFFHMCFLYGLFVPTWEYEAASLNLSRSGPGTQIVYCGVRGSLEPPCNAVGYIDRVILGEHHLYQHPVYRRTKVILMGLLCVNSPDYGPLPSDSPQWCLAPFDPEGILSSLMAAVTCFVGLHFGHILLHFKDQKQRILLWSMSSFPLLIFGYALKMLGIPFCKPLYTMSYTCITAGASGLMLCIIFYIVDVKHFIKATVLLQWMGMNALIIYALGACDLFSAGLQGFYWRSPENNLVDGTEALLQDMLRSKNWGTLAFVILEILFWGLVSGFLHMKGVYIKL
- the LOC137715426 gene encoding uncharacterized protein isoform X2, encoding MSAAVDDVAPLLHLYRDTDTDTDGESSISNEILSLVPASPSNGTHASTPNQRLASLDVFRGLTVALMILVDDAGGAFPSINHSPWLGVTLADFVMPFFLFLVGVSISLAFKKIPNKTTATKKVILRAMNLFLLGLLLQGGYFHGRDHLTYGVDVGKIRWLGVLQRISIGYLLASISEIWFVNNIMVESLVDFARKYYNQWLFAIGLCFFHMCFLYGLFVPTWEYEAASLNLSRSGPGTQIVYCGVRGSLEPPCNAVGYIDRVILGEHHLYQHPVYRRTKECSVNSPDYGPLPSDSPQWCLAPFDPEGILSSLMAAVTCFVGLHFGHILLHFKDQKQRILLWSMSSFPLLIFGYALKMLGIPFCKPLYTMSYTCITAGASGLMLCIIFYIVDVKHFIKATVLLQWMGMNALIIYALGACDLFSAGLQGFYWRSPENNLVDGTEALLQDMLRSKNWGTLAFVILEILFWGLVSGFLHMKGVYIKL